One Chryseobacterium indoltheticum DNA segment encodes these proteins:
- a CDS encoding B12-binding domain-containing radical SAM protein has protein sequence MKDLLLITPPFTQLNTPYPATAYIKGFLNTKNISSYQIDLGIEVILELFSKSGIQKIFDTKIDLQNISENSQRIFALRDEYLKTIDQVILFLQNKNPTLARQICSMNFLPEASRFNQLDDMEFAFGNMGLQDKAKHLATLYLEDLSDYIVENVDSDFGFSRYAERLGKSANSFDELYSKLNSAQTFIDDFTLKILHEKLESVQPKLVCFSIPFPGNLYSAFRSAKFIKENYPHIKTAMGGGFPNTELREIKDQRVFEFFDFITLDDGEVPLELVYESVCHSEQSKESQFKRTFLIENQEVTYKNNSTKQDYKQSEIGTPDYTDLQLDKYISVIEIANPMHSLWSDGRWNKLTMAHGCYWGKCTFCDISLDYIKIYEPISAKILVDRMEELIKTTGETGFHFVDEAAPPALMREVALEILRRNLVVTWWTNIRFEKSFTQDLCFLLKLSGCVAVSGGLEVASDRLLKLIDKGVSVEQVAKVTKNFTEAGIMVHAYLMYGYPTQTVQETVDSLEMVRQLFEMGILQSGFWHQFAMTAHSPVGQNPEEFGVTPIKQEIKFANNDIDFTDKTGIDHSKFSFGLKKSLFNFMHGINFEIPLQDWFDFKIPKTTIHPDYIHDCLLEEDQFSFKGNSKIIFLAKNVIAENYIKTKKQNSWAYTRITFHLRTNIVKIDFEQEKAEWLIKVLKENTFENPKRITLQQLKTQFEENFEDFELFWFSKPMQQLKENGIILSL, from the coding sequence TTGAAAGATCTTCTTCTTATTACTCCACCTTTCACGCAACTAAATACTCCTTATCCGGCGACCGCTTATATTAAAGGTTTTCTGAATACCAAAAATATTTCGAGTTATCAGATCGATTTGGGAATTGAAGTGATTTTAGAATTATTTTCTAAAAGTGGAATTCAGAAGATTTTTGATACAAAAATTGATTTACAGAATATTTCAGAAAACTCACAGCGAATTTTTGCATTGAGAGATGAATATTTAAAGACAATTGATCAGGTGATTTTATTTCTGCAGAATAAAAATCCTACTCTGGCAAGGCAGATTTGTTCAATGAATTTTCTTCCCGAAGCTTCCCGATTCAATCAGCTCGATGATATGGAATTTGCTTTCGGAAATATGGGACTTCAGGACAAAGCTAAACATCTGGCTACATTGTACTTAGAAGATTTATCAGATTATATTGTTGAGAATGTAGATTCTGATTTTGGGTTCAGCAGATATGCCGAAAGATTAGGTAAAAGTGCCAATTCTTTTGACGAATTATATTCAAAATTAAATTCTGCACAGACATTTATTGATGATTTTACTTTAAAGATCCTTCACGAAAAATTAGAATCGGTTCAGCCAAAATTGGTGTGCTTTTCAATTCCTTTTCCTGGAAATTTATACTCTGCTTTTCGCTCTGCAAAATTTATAAAAGAAAATTATCCTCACATCAAAACTGCGATGGGCGGCGGTTTTCCGAATACTGAATTAAGAGAGATCAAAGACCAAAGAGTTTTTGAATTTTTCGATTTCATTACTTTAGACGACGGTGAAGTTCCGTTGGAATTGGTGTATGAAAGTGTTTGTCATTCTGAACAAAGCAAAGAATCTCAATTCAAAAGAACATTTTTAATTGAAAATCAAGAAGTTACTTATAAAAATAATTCCACCAAACAAGATTACAAACAATCGGAAATAGGAACTCCGGATTATACTGATTTACAGTTAGATAAATATATTTCTGTCATCGAAATTGCCAATCCGATGCATAGTTTATGGAGTGACGGAAGATGGAATAAGTTGACAATGGCGCATGGTTGCTATTGGGGAAAATGTACTTTTTGTGACATTTCTTTAGATTACATTAAAATTTACGAACCCATTTCTGCCAAAATTCTGGTTGACAGAATGGAAGAATTAATTAAGACAACTGGCGAAACCGGATTTCATTTTGTAGACGAAGCTGCTCCTCCCGCTCTGATGCGAGAAGTTGCTTTAGAAATTTTACGAAGAAATTTGGTTGTGACCTGGTGGACAAATATTCGTTTTGAAAAAAGCTTTACTCAGGATTTATGTTTTCTTTTAAAACTTTCGGGTTGTGTTGCGGTTTCGGGTGGACTGGAAGTGGCGAGTGATCGGTTGTTAAAATTAATTGACAAAGGAGTTTCTGTAGAACAGGTGGCAAAAGTTACCAAGAATTTTACCGAAGCGGGAATTATGGTTCACGCCTATTTGATGTATGGCTACCCAACACAAACTGTTCAGGAAACGGTGGATTCTTTGGAAATGGTTCGCCAGCTTTTTGAAATGGGAATTTTGCAAAGTGGTTTTTGGCATCAGTTTGCCATGACCGCACATTCTCCGGTCGGACAAAATCCTGAAGAATTTGGAGTAACACCAATTAAGCAGGAAATTAAGTTTGCCAATAACGATATTGATTTTACAGATAAAACTGGAATCGATCACAGTAAATTTAGTTTTGGGTTGAAAAAATCACTGTTCAATTTCATGCACGGAATTAATTTTGAAATTCCTTTGCAGGATTGGTTTGATTTTAAAATTCCGAAAACAACAATTCATCCGGATTATATTCACGATTGTCTTTTAGAAGAAGATCAATTTAGTTTTAAAGGAAATTCTAAAATTATATTTTTAGCAAAAAATGTAATCGCTGAGAATTACATAAAAACAAAAAAACAAAACTCATGGGCGTACACAAGAATTACGTTCCATTTACGAACCAATATTGTTAAGATAGATTTTGAGCAGGAAAAGGCAGAATGGTTGATTAAAGTTTTGAAAGAAAATACTTTTGAAAACCCTAAACGTATTACGCTTCAACAACTTAAAACTCAATTTGAAGAAAACTTTGAAGATTTTGAATTGTTCTGGTTTTCAAAACCGATGCAGCAGCTAAAAGAGAATGGAATTATTTTGAGTTTGTAA
- a CDS encoding PLP-dependent cysteine synthase family protein — protein MSNVYDNILGLIGNTPLVKLNTVTKEIPAKVYAKLESYNPGHSTKDRIALHIIENAEKKGLLKEDSVVVETTSGNTGFSLAMVCIIKGYKCILAVSDKTKAEKIAYLKALGATVYICPANVPANDPRSYYEVAKRIAAETPNSVYINQYFNELNVDAHYQTTGPEIWEQTEGKITHLFACTGTGGTLSGSAKFLKEKNPNIKIIGVDADGSILKSYHETGEIHKEDVHPYQIEGMGKNLIPSALLFDKVDEFVRVNDEMSAYRTREIALKEAIMGGYTTGAVTQGLMQYAQSHELTENDLVVMIYPDHGSRYITKVYSDKWMEEQGFINNCFHNYDEVFKTEFIK, from the coding sequence ATGAGTAATGTTTACGATAATATTCTTGGCTTGATTGGGAACACCCCTTTAGTAAAACTTAACACGGTAACTAAAGAGATTCCTGCTAAAGTTTATGCCAAGTTAGAATCATATAATCCTGGACATTCCACAAAAGATAGAATCGCACTTCATATTATTGAAAACGCTGAGAAAAAAGGTTTATTAAAGGAAGATTCTGTAGTTGTAGAAACTACTTCCGGAAATACGGGTTTTTCACTTGCAATGGTTTGCATCATTAAAGGATACAAATGTATTCTTGCGGTAAGTGATAAGACAAAAGCTGAAAAGATAGCTTATCTGAAGGCTCTTGGTGCAACAGTATATATATGTCCTGCGAATGTACCTGCGAATGACCCGAGATCATATTATGAAGTAGCAAAGAGAATTGCTGCCGAAACCCCAAATTCTGTTTATATCAATCAGTATTTTAACGAGTTAAATGTTGATGCCCATTATCAGACAACAGGTCCTGAGATTTGGGAACAGACAGAAGGAAAAATTACTCACCTTTTTGCGTGTACAGGAACTGGCGGAACATTATCCGGTTCTGCAAAATTCTTAAAAGAAAAAAATCCAAACATCAAAATCATCGGTGTGGATGCTGACGGATCTATTCTGAAAAGTTACCACGAGACCGGAGAAATTCATAAAGAGGATGTTCATCCTTACCAGATCGAAGGAATGGGAAAAAATTTAATCCCTTCTGCTCTTCTTTTTGATAAAGTAGATGAATTTGTAAGAGTTAATGACGAAATGTCTGCATACAGAACCCGTGAAATTGCTTTAAAAGAAGCTATAATGGGTGGTTATACAACAGGAGCGGTTACTCAGGGATTAATGCAATATGCACAATCTCACGAACTGACTGAAAATGATCTTGTCGTAATGATTTATCCGGATCATGGTTCGCGTTATATCACAAAAGTATACAGCGATAAATGGATGGAGGAACAGGGTTTCATTAACAATTGTTTCCACAATTACGATGAAGTTTTCAAAACAGAATTCATCAAATAA
- a CDS encoding aminotransferase class I/II-fold pyridoxal phosphate-dependent enzyme: MVDIFERIKQNPGPLGQFADYAEGYFVFPKLEGPIGPRMKFQGKDVIFWSANDYLGLCNHPEVLEADAKAAAEFGMFYPMGARAMSGETQQHQQLEKELAEFTQKDAAYLLNFGYQGMVSCIDALVTRHDVIVYDADSHACIVDGVRLHMGKSFTFKHNDIDSLEKNLARATKVAEENGGGILVITEGVFGMRGMQGKLKEICDLKSKFNFRLLVDDAHGFGTLGKTGAGAGEEQGCQDQIDVYFSTFAKSMAGFGAFLSGDETIIRFLKYNLRSQIFAKSLTMPMVIGGLKRLELLRTRPEIKDKLWENVNKLQNGLKERGFNLGNTNTCVTPVFIQGTTIEATLLAKDLRENYGVFTSVVVYPVIPKGMILLRLIPTASHTDSEINETLAAFEGIKEKLESGAYAEMEKQMNIEYKQM; the protein is encoded by the coding sequence ATGGTAGATATTTTTGAAAGAATAAAACAAAATCCGGGACCTTTGGGTCAGTTTGCAGATTATGCAGAAGGATATTTTGTATTCCCAAAATTGGAAGGTCCGATTGGTCCGAGAATGAAATTTCAAGGTAAAGATGTTATTTTCTGGAGCGCAAATGACTATTTAGGTCTTTGTAATCATCCGGAAGTTTTGGAAGCTGATGCAAAAGCTGCTGCAGAATTCGGAATGTTTTATCCGATGGGCGCAAGAGCAATGTCTGGCGAAACTCAGCAACATCAGCAATTGGAAAAAGAATTGGCAGAATTTACTCAGAAAGATGCTGCTTATTTATTGAATTTCGGTTACCAAGGGATGGTTTCTTGTATCGATGCATTGGTGACAAGACATGACGTGATCGTTTATGATGCAGATTCTCACGCTTGTATCGTTGACGGAGTTCGTCTTCACATGGGAAAAAGTTTTACTTTCAAACATAACGATATTGATAGTTTAGAAAAAAACTTAGCTAGAGCGACTAAAGTGGCTGAAGAAAATGGCGGTGGAATTTTAGTGATTACTGAAGGTGTTTTCGGAATGAGAGGAATGCAGGGGAAACTGAAAGAGATTTGTGATTTAAAATCTAAATTCAACTTCAGACTTTTGGTTGATGATGCACACGGTTTCGGAACTTTGGGTAAAACCGGAGCTGGAGCAGGTGAAGAGCAAGGCTGTCAGGATCAAATAGATGTTTACTTCTCTACTTTTGCTAAATCAATGGCTGGTTTTGGGGCATTTCTTTCGGGAGATGAAACGATCATCAGATTCTTGAAATACAATCTTCGTTCTCAGATTTTTGCTAAATCTTTAACAATGCCAATGGTAATCGGAGGTTTGAAAAGATTGGAATTGTTAAGAACACGCCCGGAAATTAAAGATAAATTGTGGGAAAACGTAAATAAACTTCAAAACGGATTGAAAGAAAGAGGTTTCAACCTTGGTAACACAAATACTTGTGTAACACCGGTTTTTATCCAGGGAACTACAATTGAAGCTACTCTTTTAGCAAAAGATTTAAGAGAAAATTACGGTGTATTCACATCTGTTGTAGTATATCCGGTAATTCCAAAAGGAATGATTTTGTTGAGATTAATCCCGACTGCTTCACATACCGATTCAGAAATTAATGAAACTTTGGCTGCTTTTGAAGGTATCAAAGAAAAATTAGAATCCGGAGCTTACGCAGAAATGGAAAAACAAATGAATATCGAGTACAAGCAAATGTAA
- a CDS encoding glycosyltransferase family 117 protein — protein MKNWTFRQWNTLLGWVTFVIAFFTYLSTIEPNFSFWDCGEYISSAVKLEVTHAPGAALFQIVGAVAAIFALGKGENYSIVINAMSALFSAFTILFLFWTITHFVRRLLNKDFEEITKHQEISILFAGVIGALCFTFSDTFWFSAVEGEVYSMASMFIALLVWLITKWENEYLEKDNERWIILIFFILGLSVGVHMMGMLAIPAVCLVYYARNYKFTWKNFIFANLITLGILIIVFKIIFPVIMSLFGRLEIFFVNGLGLPFHSGTIAGFIIMVALCYFFIKYARQSKKNIYQTVALSVVYMIIGFSCWMVIPIRANANPPMNLNDPDTAIGMLDYYNREQYGDWPTIYGQNYTAFLDANGIQKNEDGSFKTKKTGEVYEKDEKTGTYRKTSERFNYIFDKSHVSLMPRMFNDDKDVMSNYISMYGAPDFQFNYANEDVADSPEAKQIFDELRTKYEDGSITASDYLKVRPYNLITVQKPSLMQNMDYFISFQNGYYFLRYLMWNYVGRQNDLEGNSENTKGNWISGIAPIDNALWGNQDAMPAKFKNESTVAFFFLPLLLGILGCYFQFSRDFGRFYAILSLFILTSVGIIFYTGVKPFEPRERDYAMVGSFYAFAIWIGLGAGAILWYLQSKVKSNAANIGFGVLLLGIPFMMGFQNYNVHDRSDRYTAYDYSYSVLKSLPKEDILFVYGDNDTYPVWAMQETERFRDDVKVVNFTLLSTPWNIDQVKRKTYNANAIPSQLNHEDYRDGVNDQIYLMKKSDWKNIISNLQEAGAPESAIAPFQKYLVQDSMTLKEAMNFIKMKSPEKDEVLKMIFGEERYEKYNFLPVTKFVIPVNKANAVKAGIINASDLPNAVDQIIVDYKSGTLYKNNLMMFDILANFDWKRPINFSSGGVYESENIFFLDDYLQFDGFSYRLVPIHTPRSSDGEMGRVDANSLYNVVKNYRWGNFKDLNVHFDETATSNIMSYRSSASRAAAALALSGQKAKALEILDIAAKEIPADKYNDPRSLSSMVYGYIVAGQEEKGLKLAEILKKGIFEEYDYYLSLSPAEQRYVGRPMRSKPMEYSLVVTSVTDAYKKIGQNEKAYNYLVKSIEPIDKKFNVFIKDLQQMGKEKAMKESEKVQRITPFYQYLFDVMEPFDSTYSKEKEDQITTAIIKATQ, from the coding sequence ATGAAAAACTGGACTTTTAGGCAATGGAACACCCTCCTCGGATGGGTGACTTTCGTTATTGCATTTTTCACGTACTTATCGACTATAGAACCCAATTTTAGTTTTTGGGATTGTGGTGAGTACATTTCTTCAGCAGTAAAATTAGAAGTAACACATGCTCCAGGAGCTGCATTATTTCAGATTGTGGGAGCAGTAGCTGCCATTTTTGCTTTAGGTAAAGGTGAAAATTATTCTATCGTTATCAACGCAATGTCTGCATTATTCAGTGCATTTACAATTTTGTTTCTGTTCTGGACGATCACTCATTTTGTGAGAAGACTTCTTAATAAAGATTTTGAAGAAATCACAAAGCATCAGGAAATTTCTATTCTTTTTGCTGGAGTTATCGGGGCTTTATGTTTTACTTTTTCAGATACATTTTGGTTTTCTGCAGTAGAAGGTGAAGTATACTCGATGGCGTCTATGTTTATTGCACTTTTAGTTTGGTTGATTACAAAGTGGGAAAACGAATATCTTGAGAAAGACAATGAAAGATGGATTATTTTAATCTTTTTCATTTTAGGGCTTTCAGTAGGAGTTCACATGATGGGAATGCTTGCAATTCCTGCGGTGTGTTTGGTTTACTACGCAAGAAATTACAAATTTACCTGGAAGAATTTCATTTTTGCAAACCTGATTACTTTAGGAATTTTAATTATAGTATTTAAAATTATTTTCCCGGTAATCATGTCACTATTCGGAAGACTTGAAATATTCTTTGTGAATGGTTTAGGATTGCCTTTCCACTCCGGAACGATTGCAGGCTTTATCATTATGGTGGCGCTTTGCTATTTCTTTATAAAATATGCCAGACAATCAAAGAAAAATATTTATCAGACCGTAGCTTTATCAGTGGTTTATATGATCATTGGTTTTTCTTGCTGGATGGTGATTCCGATCAGAGCGAATGCAAACCCGCCAATGAACCTTAATGATCCTGATACTGCAATTGGTATGCTTGATTATTACAACAGAGAGCAATACGGAGACTGGCCTACAATTTACGGACAGAACTATACTGCATTTTTGGATGCAAACGGAATTCAGAAGAATGAAGACGGTAGTTTTAAAACTAAAAAAACAGGCGAAGTTTACGAGAAAGACGAAAAAACAGGAACGTACAGAAAAACAAGTGAGCGATTCAATTATATTTTTGATAAGTCGCATGTGAGTTTAATGCCAAGGATGTTTAATGATGATAAAGATGTAATGAGCAATTACATTTCTATGTACGGTGCACCAGATTTTCAATTTAATTATGCAAATGAAGATGTTGCAGACAGCCCGGAAGCAAAGCAAATTTTTGACGAATTGCGAACTAAATATGAAGACGGATCTATCACCGCTTCAGATTATTTGAAAGTAAGACCTTATAACTTAATCACTGTTCAAAAGCCATCTTTGATGCAGAATATGGATTATTTTATTTCATTCCAAAACGGTTATTATTTTTTAAGATATCTGATGTGGAACTACGTTGGAAGACAAAATGACCTTGAAGGAAACAGCGAAAATACAAAGGGTAACTGGATCTCTGGAATTGCACCGATCGACAATGCCCTTTGGGGAAATCAGGATGCGATGCCTGCAAAATTCAAAAATGAAAGTACAGTAGCATTTTTCTTTTTACCATTATTATTAGGGATTTTAGGATGTTATTTCCAGTTTAGCAGAGACTTCGGAAGATTCTATGCAATATTATCTTTATTTATTTTAACAAGTGTCGGAATTATTTTCTACACCGGAGTAAAACCTTTCGAGCCAAGAGAAAGAGATTATGCGATGGTTGGTTCTTTCTACGCTTTTGCCATCTGGATCGGCTTGGGAGCAGGAGCAATTCTCTGGTATCTGCAGTCTAAAGTAAAATCAAATGCTGCAAATATCGGTTTCGGAGTATTATTGTTAGGAATTCCGTTTATGATGGGCTTCCAAAACTATAACGTACACGACAGAAGCGACAGATATACAGCATACGATTATTCTTATTCAGTATTAAAATCATTACCAAAAGAAGATATTTTATTTGTTTATGGTGATAATGACACGTACCCGGTTTGGGCAATGCAGGAAACTGAAAGATTCCGTGATGATGTGAAGGTGGTTAACTTTACTTTGCTTTCAACACCTTGGAATATCGATCAGGTAAAAAGAAAAACATACAATGCAAATGCAATTCCTAGCCAGCTTAATCATGAAGACTACAGAGATGGTGTGAATGACCAGATTTATCTGATGAAAAAGAGCGATTGGAAGAATATTATTTCCAATCTTCAGGAAGCGGGAGCTCCGGAAAGTGCAATAGCGCCATTCCAGAAATATTTGGTTCAGGATTCTATGACTTTGAAGGAAGCAATGAATTTTATTAAAATGAAATCTCCTGAAAAAGATGAAGTTTTAAAAATGATTTTTGGTGAAGAGCGTTACGAAAAATATAATTTTCTTCCGGTAACTAAATTTGTCATTCCGGTAAACAAAGCAAATGCTGTAAAAGCAGGAATAATCAATGCTTCAGACCTTCCGAATGCAGTAGACCAGATTATTGTTGATTATAAATCGGGAACTTTGTACAAAAATAACCTTATGATGTTTGATATTTTGGCAAACTTCGATTGGAAAAGACCAATTAACTTCTCTTCCGGAGGTGTTTACGAGAGCGAAAATATTTTCTTCTTAGACGATTATCTACAGTTTGACGGTTTCAGCTACAGATTGGTTCCTATTCATACACCGAGAAGCAGTGATGGAGAAATGGGAAGAGTAGATGCAAACTCATTATATAACGTAGTGAAAAATTACAGATGGGGTAATTTCAAAGATTTGAATGTTCATTTTGATGAAACTGCAACTTCAAACATTATGAGCTACAGAAGCTCTGCAAGTAGAGCAGCAGCAGCTTTGGCATTATCTGGACAAAAAGCAAAAGCTTTAGAAATATTAGATATCGCAGCAAAAGAAATTCCTGCTGACAAATACAATGATCCTCGTTCTTTAAGCTCAATGGTTTACGGATATATCGTTGCAGGACAGGAAGAAAAAGGCTTAAAACTGGCTGAAATTCTTAAAAAAGGAATCTTTGAAGAATACGATTATTATCTATCTTTAAGTCCTGCTGAGCAGAGATATGTAGGAAGACCAATGAGATCAAAACCAATGGAATATTCATTAGTTGTGACTTCGGTAACCGATGCTTACAAAAAAATAGGTCAGAACGAGAAAGCTTACAATTATCTTGTGAAATCTATTGAGCCGATTGATAAGAAATTTAATGTATTCATTAAAGATCTTCAGCAAATGGGCAAAGAGAAAGCAATGAAAGAATCTGAAAAAGTACAGAGAATTACGCCTTTCTATCAATATTTATTTGATGTGATGGAACCATTTGACTCCACTTATTCTAAAGAAAAAGAAGATCAGATTACCACAGCAATTATTAAAGCAACTCAGTAA
- the atpD gene encoding F0F1 ATP synthase subunit beta — protein sequence MANQIKGKISQIIGPVIDVVFNNVEAIPSIYDALEITKENGEKVVLEVEQHIGQDTVRCIAMDATDGLKRGQDVIGYGNPIIMPIGDAVNGRLFNVVGDAIDGLQNISKEGGLPIHRPAPKFDQLSTSAEVLFTGIKVIDLVEPYSKGGKIGLFGGAGVGKTVLIQELINNIAKGHGGLSVFAGVGERTREGNDLLREMLESGIIKYGDEFMHSMENGGWDLSKVDLEVMKDSKAAFVFGQMNEPPGARARVALSGLTLAEYYRDGGETGQGRDVLFFVDNIFRFTQAGSEVSALLGRMPSAVGYQPTLASEMGAMQERITSTKNGSITSVQAVYVPADDLTDPAPATTFAHLDATTVLDRKIASLGIYPAVDPLASTSRILAPEIIGEEHYNCAQRVKEILQRYKALQDIIAILGMEELSEEDKSVVYRARKVQRFLSQPFHVAEQFTGIPGSLVDIKDTIKGFNMIMDGELDHLPEAAFNLKGTIEEAIEAGQKMLADNA from the coding sequence ATGGCAAACCAAATTAAAGGAAAAATTTCTCAAATTATTGGTCCTGTAATCGACGTAGTTTTTAATAATGTAGAAGCTATTCCTAGTATCTATGATGCTTTAGAGATTACAAAAGAAAACGGTGAAAAAGTAGTATTAGAAGTAGAGCAGCATATTGGTCAGGATACTGTAAGATGTATCGCAATGGATGCAACTGATGGGCTTAAAAGAGGCCAGGATGTAATTGGATACGGAAATCCTATTATTATGCCAATCGGTGATGCCGTAAACGGAAGACTATTCAACGTTGTTGGGGATGCTATCGACGGGCTTCAAAATATTTCTAAGGAAGGTGGTCTTCCTATTCACAGACCAGCTCCAAAATTTGATCAACTTTCAACTTCTGCAGAAGTTTTATTTACAGGTATTAAAGTAATCGATCTAGTAGAGCCTTACTCAAAAGGAGGTAAAATTGGTTTGTTCGGTGGTGCAGGTGTAGGTAAAACAGTATTGATTCAGGAGTTGATTAACAATATTGCAAAAGGACACGGTGGTCTTTCTGTTTTTGCCGGAGTAGGTGAAAGAACGAGAGAAGGAAATGACCTTTTGAGAGAGATGCTAGAATCAGGTATTATTAAATACGGTGATGAGTTTATGCACTCTATGGAAAACGGAGGTTGGGATCTTTCTAAAGTAGATTTAGAAGTAATGAAAGATTCTAAAGCTGCATTCGTTTTCGGACAGATGAACGAGCCACCTGGAGCAAGAGCAAGAGTAGCACTTTCTGGTCTTACTTTAGCTGAATACTACAGAGATGGTGGTGAAACAGGACAAGGGAGAGACGTATTGTTCTTCGTAGATAATATCTTCCGTTTTACACAAGCTGGTTCTGAGGTATCTGCACTTTTGGGTCGTATGCCTTCTGCAGTAGGTTACCAACCAACATTGGCATCTGAAATGGGTGCGATGCAGGAAAGAATTACTTCAACTAAAAATGGTTCTATTACTTCAGTACAGGCGGTTTACGTACCTGCGGATGACTTAACTGACCCGGCTCCTGCTACAACGTTTGCTCACTTAGATGCAACAACGGTATTAGATAGAAAAATTGCTTCATTGGGTATTTATCCTGCAGTAGATCCATTGGCTTCTACGTCAAGAATCTTGGCTCCGGAAATTATCGGTGAAGAACATTATAACTGTGCTCAGAGAGTAAAAGAAATTCTTCAGAGATACAAAGCATTGCAAGATATCATCGCAATCTTAGGTATGGAAGAACTTTCTGAAGAAGATAAATCTGTAGTTTACAGAGCTAGAAAAGTTCAGAGATTCTTATCTCAGCCTTTCCACGTTGCAGAACAGTTTACAGGTATTCCTGGATCATTGGTAGATATCAAAGATACCATCAAAGGATTCAACATGATTATGGACGGTGAATTGGATCACTTACCGGAAGCTGCTTTCAACTTGAAAGGAACTATCGAAGAAGCGATCGAAGCCGGACAAAAAATGTTAGCGGATAACGCTTAA
- a CDS encoding FoF1 ATP synthase subunit delta/epsilon, producing MNIKILTPEYVVFEGEVDSVLLPGKNGEFHLMKNHAGIVSSLSGGKVKLFTKSVDEAYAKNFTKENENQNEVFTYPIKSGVVEFNNEKGIILCE from the coding sequence ATGAATATAAAAATTTTAACACCAGAATACGTAGTTTTTGAAGGAGAAGTAGACTCAGTATTGTTGCCTGGAAAAAATGGTGAATTTCACTTGATGAAAAACCACGCAGGAATTGTTTCTTCATTATCTGGCGGTAAAGTAAAGCTTTTTACTAAGTCTGTAGACGAAGCTTATGCTAAAAATTTTACCAAAGAAAATGAAAATCAAAACGAAGTTTTTACGTATCCTATAAAAAGCGGTGTTGTAGAATTTAATAATGAAAAAGGAATTATCCTTTGCGAATAA